The Helicobacter canis genomic sequence AAAGTGTTGGTATCGCGCCAGCCAGCCCCCATATTGCTCACCACGCCAAAGTTTGCAATGCCTACCATATTTTTAAGCGTTTCGCTATTAAAGACATCAGGCAGCGCGACAAGTCCGCTTAAGCCCTTGTAAGTGGCATTGGCAAAATCTGGCGAGACATTAAACTTAAACCCACGACTCCAAAATGTCCGCTCATACACGCCCTCTAAGCGCAATCGCCTATTGAAAAACTCGTGCGCATAGGCTAGGGTCAAAATCTCTGGCATTTGCACGGCGATATTAAGATCTGCTATGGTGAGCACATTGCCCATCGCTCCGCCGACATAGGTGGTAGCTTCAACCTTGCCTTTCATATCAAACTTGACAGGGGAGTTATACACCACACTTGCCATACCATTATCAAACACACGCAGTGAAGCGGCTAGGCGGAATCCTGTGGAGAGATCCTTGCCTTCAGATTTTTGATAGACTTTAGAGGTGCCAAAAAGGTTTGTTTTCTCACTCACGACATCGCCCATTAGCGCACCCCAATTTACGCATTCTATGCCACCTGTATTGCAGTTTTCTACTTTGAGATTTACGCCAAATGCTTGTGCGATCGCTGATATAACAGGATCGCTAAGTAACTTTCCTATATTGCCTTTTTTTATGGATTCTGGGATTAAGGCTTCGATGGCTTCTGGGTGCTTGGAGAGATCTTTGATCTGCTCTTTATCAAGCTGGATCCCTGTGCCCCCCTCATCTAATGGGACATATACGACATTATTAAAGCTCCCCATTGCATACATCACCCGATAGCCAAAGCCAAAGGATAGGCGGTCATTGATAGTCCAAGACACGCTAGGGCTGGCTTCTACCATCATAATAAACACATCTTGTAGAAACTCTCCGCCTTTCCCTGCCCACTGCATAG encodes the following:
- a CDS encoding OmpP1/FadL family transporter gives rise to the protein MLARACFLPLLSLSHIYANGFKIQEQSLNATALSSAYIAGARGADASYYNPANMGFSNDWGENKSEFELATSLINIPGFNFDVATTNQGLYSKTTLEFNKGGMVEQITDPNNLLGKVVMGILPELADLKNPIILEHSTPDSQIVTGGTGDTALAVPKMFYKSRTMHGVTFGGSFVASSGLAMQWAGKGGEFLQDVFIMMVEASPSVSWTINDRLSFGFGYRVMYAMGSFNNVVYVPLDEGGTGIQLDKEQIKDLSKHPEAIEALIPESIKKGNIGKLLSDPVISAIAQAFGVNLKVENCNTGGIECVNWGALMGDVVSEKTNLFGTSKVYQKSEGKDLSTGFRLAASLRVFDNGMASVVYNSPVKFDMKGKVEATTYVGGAMGNVLTIADLNIAVQMPEILTLAYAHEFFNRRLRLEGVYERTFWSRGFKFNVSPDFANATYKGLSGLVALPDVFNSETLKNMVGIANFGVVSNMGAGWRDTNTFRIGATYKTPFVRLMASAAYDAAPSAQDKIGIPDSDGFMLGCGAKINLRGFDLGLAGSWTYKQSMSSLYHSGGLGGLFIYTASLGYRW